The Legionella sp. PATHC032 genome has a window encoding:
- the dksA gene encoding RNA polymerase-binding protein DksA produces MTGQLIDKTKERLYNVKNDAIGNMGIAPYQETEGEEYMNEKQLAHIEKILLAWRQSLMEEVDRTVSHMKDEAANFPDPSDRASQEEEFSIELRTRDRERKLIKKIEDALERLRNEDFGYCEACGIEIGLKRLEARPTATLCIDCKTLSEIKERQNQGA; encoded by the coding sequence ATGACAGGACAATTAATTGATAAAACCAAAGAGAGATTATACAACGTGAAAAACGATGCAATAGGAAATATGGGAATAGCGCCCTACCAGGAGACTGAGGGCGAGGAATATATGAATGAAAAACAGCTGGCACATATTGAAAAAATATTGCTTGCGTGGCGCCAGTCTTTAATGGAAGAAGTAGATCGTACAGTCTCGCACATGAAAGATGAAGCAGCCAACTTCCCAGATCCTTCCGACAGAGCAAGCCAAGAAGAAGAGTTTAGCATTGAGCTGAGAACTCGTGACAGAGAACGAAAACTCATTAAAAAAATCGAAGATGCTCTGGAGCGATTAAGAAATGAAGATTTTGGATATTGTGAAGCCTGCGGAATTGAAATTGGTCTGAAACGCCTTGAAGCAAGACCTACCGCGACTTTATGCATAGATTGTAAAACTTTATCTGAAATCAAAGAACGTCAAAATCAGGGGGCTTGA
- a CDS encoding polyprenyl synthetase family protein yields the protein MNKQVIDKYTQRHELYLEQLLNETIIPAPKIRSALHYALFSGGKRIRPILVYLAGNLIDVNQDVLDVIAAALELTHCYSLIHDDLPAMDNDDIRRGKPSCHKAFDEATAILVGDGMQALAIEVILTRLSPLLPAAQIVAITQLLVNASGVSGMVSGQSLDLSELAKSSVTEEQLREIHLLKTGKLILACFEMVLAAQHAVSDQIKSALRIYGKHIGLVFQMQDDYLDLYAPTQILGKGRSSDQANQKTTFATLFNRQQLEEAIAVHYQIAMDSLRLFGSKAAALIELTKQLQNRSNLS from the coding sequence ATGAACAAACAAGTGATTGATAAGTATACCCAAAGACATGAGCTATATCTCGAGCAATTGCTCAATGAAACAATAATACCAGCTCCTAAAATTCGCTCCGCACTGCATTACGCTTTATTTTCAGGCGGCAAAAGAATAAGACCCATTTTGGTTTATTTAGCTGGCAATTTAATTGATGTGAACCAGGACGTTCTGGATGTCATTGCAGCAGCGCTTGAGTTAACACATTGCTATTCGCTGATTCATGATGATCTTCCAGCGATGGACAACGACGATATACGCCGAGGTAAGCCAAGTTGTCATAAAGCATTTGATGAGGCAACTGCTATTTTAGTCGGCGATGGCATGCAAGCTTTAGCGATTGAGGTGATATTGACGAGATTATCGCCCCTTCTCCCCGCAGCACAAATCGTAGCCATTACTCAATTATTGGTGAATGCGAGTGGAGTCAGTGGAATGGTTAGTGGCCAAAGTCTTGATTTATCAGAATTAGCCAAGTCGTCAGTAACTGAGGAACAATTAAGAGAAATTCATCTTTTGAAAACTGGGAAATTGATCCTGGCCTGTTTTGAAATGGTTTTAGCAGCACAACATGCTGTATCAGACCAAATCAAATCCGCACTAAGAATTTATGGCAAACACATAGGGCTTGTATTTCAAATGCAAGATGATTACCTGGATCTTTACGCTCCAACGCAAATATTAGGAAAAGGTCGCTCCTCGGATCAGGCAAACCAAAAAACCACTTTTGCTACCTTATTTAACAGACAACAATTGGAAGAAGCAATTGCTGTTCATTATCAAATTGCAATGGATTCTCTGAGGTTATTTGGTAGTAAGGCGGCTGCATTAATTGAATTAACCAAACAATTACAAAACCGCAGCAATTTGTCTTGA
- the prmC gene encoding peptide chain release factor N(5)-glutamine methyltransferase yields MIDIRLLLEQALQQLKVKNQETKIEAELLLCHVLNKNRAYLFAHPDALVSPEQIETYLQMIKQRAEGVPIAYITGQREFWSLSLKVTPNVLIPRHETERLVELTLELIPGKENISVLDLGTGSGAIALALAKERPQWHIDACDFSKEALELARYNAKTLGLNNINFCHSYWFNSLPPKQYHAIVSNPPYIAENDPHLKQGDVRFEPVSALVSSQDGLADLQYIIQHSYEYLLPDGLLLVEHGFEQKNEISAILNQLGYKNIHCWQDLQGHDRVSGGQRPSNRNYKPL; encoded by the coding sequence ATGATTGATATTCGTTTATTACTGGAACAAGCTCTGCAACAATTAAAAGTTAAAAACCAGGAAACAAAAATAGAGGCAGAACTTTTACTCTGCCACGTGTTAAACAAGAACCGGGCTTATCTTTTTGCCCATCCGGATGCCTTGGTTAGCCCTGAACAGATTGAAACCTACTTGCAGATGATTAAACAACGTGCTGAAGGTGTACCAATCGCCTACATTACTGGACAGCGCGAATTTTGGTCTCTTTCGTTAAAAGTAACACCGAATGTTCTCATTCCAAGACATGAAACTGAGCGTCTGGTGGAACTTACACTGGAGTTAATACCAGGCAAGGAGAATATTTCTGTCCTTGATCTGGGAACAGGAAGTGGTGCTATCGCACTCGCCCTTGCGAAAGAAAGGCCCCAATGGCATATTGACGCGTGTGATTTCAGCAAAGAAGCATTGGAGTTAGCCCGCTATAACGCTAAAACGCTCGGGTTAAACAATATTAATTTCTGTCATTCCTACTGGTTTAATAGTCTCCCCCCAAAACAATACCATGCTATTGTATCTAATCCCCCCTACATTGCCGAAAATGACCCTCATTTAAAACAAGGCGATGTCCGCTTTGAACCCGTAAGTGCATTAGTCAGTAGTCAAGATGGATTAGCTGATCTACAATATATTATCCAGCACAGTTATGAATATCTTTTGCCTGATGGATTGCTCTTGGTTGAACATGGTTTTGAACAAAAAAATGAGATAAGCGCTATACTTAATCAATTAGGATATAAAAACATACACTGTTGGCAAGATCTTCAAGGACATGATAGGGTAAGTGGAGGACAACGTCCAAGTAATCGGAATTACAAACCTTTGTAG
- the bioC gene encoding malonyl-ACP O-methyltransferase BioC, which yields MTVNNEISKAFSKHADDYERVAKVQKEIGSRLFERLQYLKITPRRILDLGCGPGFFSKELTLLYPKAQIVGMDLSFAMLEQARKRQGWRRKWPLVSADMQKMPFATGAFDLVFANQVIHWSSSLGSAFRELNRVMNVNGCLMFTTLGPDTFKELQIAWSAANQYAHVNEFIDMHDIGDCLVAEHFMDPVMDMELLSIHYDTLPQLLLALKTQGVRNINPKRNHGLTGKSAWKQFEAQYATMRTADGKYPLTYEVVYGQAWKGEQRKMEQGIETWIPVSRVVKKS from the coding sequence ATGACGGTCAACAATGAAATAAGCAAGGCATTTAGCAAACATGCCGATGATTATGAGCGTGTTGCCAAAGTACAAAAAGAAATCGGCAGTCGTTTGTTTGAACGGTTACAATATTTGAAAATTACTCCTCGACGAATTCTTGATTTGGGGTGTGGGCCGGGTTTTTTTTCAAAAGAATTGACTTTGTTATACCCAAAAGCGCAGATTGTTGGAATGGATTTGTCGTTTGCCATGTTAGAACAAGCCAGGAAAAGGCAGGGTTGGCGTCGTAAATGGCCTTTAGTTAGTGCTGATATGCAGAAAATGCCCTTTGCAACAGGTGCATTTGATTTGGTTTTTGCTAACCAGGTCATTCACTGGAGTAGCTCATTAGGCTCCGCTTTTAGGGAACTTAATCGTGTAATGAATGTTAACGGATGCTTAATGTTTACTACTTTGGGCCCTGATACCTTCAAAGAGCTGCAAATAGCCTGGTCTGCCGCTAATCAATATGCTCATGTTAATGAATTTATTGATATGCATGATATTGGAGATTGTCTGGTGGCAGAGCATTTCATGGATCCGGTTATGGACATGGAATTACTCTCTATACATTACGATACTCTCCCCCAGTTACTATTGGCTCTAAAAACTCAAGGGGTCAGAAATATTAATCCTAAACGAAATCATGGACTCACAGGTAAAAGTGCATGGAAACAGTTTGAAGCACAATACGCTACAATGCGAACTGCTGACGGGAAATATCCCTTAACTTATGAAGTGGTTTATGGGCAAGCCTGGAAGGGTGAGCAACGTAAAATGGAGCAAGGTATAGAAACCTGGATTCCTGTTTCACGTGTTGTTAAAAAATCCTAG
- a CDS encoding M50 family metallopeptidase has protein sequence MIMALLAIILTLILVIGIHELGHALAARLFQVKISKISIGFGKPLIQWQTRSGCNWIWAMWPLGGYVQLLNSRISPVKPQENAYCFDKKPVWIRVVILLSGAIANLVTAWIALVLVFYIGISYKLPQIQSVKLDSLAAKTGIQAGDQWVAVESYPTDSWQGVGMQLVIHWGQKNVQIVLRQANQQLKKLSLDLSQIEFTSKDGSLLESMGIKPDLSAVSSLKRYPSLLASIQEAFDEIIHTMYFFIMILKQLFLGVIPFSILLGPLAIFSVSVASLTQGVIVFLLFIATLSLAVALVNLFPIPGLDGGSILYSVIEKIRGKPISVAMEVLLHRLMVILFCVLLVHLLMNDLNRYLHH, from the coding sequence ATGATTATGGCATTGCTAGCCATAATACTCACGTTAATTTTGGTGATTGGTATACATGAATTGGGACATGCATTGGCAGCCCGTTTGTTTCAGGTCAAAATTAGTAAAATCTCTATAGGATTTGGAAAACCATTAATTCAGTGGCAAACCCGAAGTGGATGTAACTGGATCTGGGCAATGTGGCCTTTGGGAGGATATGTTCAACTACTGAATTCACGGATTAGCCCAGTAAAGCCGCAAGAAAATGCTTATTGTTTTGATAAGAAACCAGTTTGGATTCGTGTGGTGATTTTATTGTCGGGAGCGATTGCAAATCTTGTTACTGCATGGATAGCTTTGGTCTTGGTTTTTTATATTGGCATTAGCTATAAATTACCCCAAATTCAATCGGTAAAACTGGATAGCCTTGCTGCAAAGACAGGTATTCAAGCAGGCGACCAATGGGTTGCTGTAGAGAGTTACCCTACTGATTCCTGGCAAGGAGTAGGTATGCAGTTGGTGATTCATTGGGGGCAAAAGAATGTGCAAATTGTTTTAAGACAGGCGAATCAGCAATTAAAAAAATTGAGTCTTGATTTAAGTCAGATCGAATTTACTTCAAAAGATGGTTCTTTGCTGGAGAGTATGGGAATCAAGCCTGATTTGTCAGCAGTTTCTAGTCTGAAGCGTTATCCATCTCTACTGGCTTCAATACAAGAGGCGTTTGATGAGATAATCCATACAATGTACTTTTTTATCATGATATTGAAACAATTGTTTCTCGGAGTTATTCCTTTTTCTATTTTACTTGGGCCCTTGGCTATTTTTTCTGTTTCTGTGGCCTCTTTAACTCAAGGTGTTATCGTTTTTCTCTTGTTCATAGCTACTTTGAGTCTGGCAGTAGCCTTAGTCAATTTATTTCCTATACCCGGCCTTGATGGAGGAAGTATTTTATACTCGGTTATAGAGAAAATTCGCGGGAAACCCATTTCAGTTGCTATGGAAGTCTTGTTGCATCGTTTAATGGTTATTCTATTTTGTGTGTTGCTAGTGCATTTGTTAATGAATGATTTGAATCGATATTTACACCATTGA
- the prfA gene encoding peptide chain release factor 1: MKKSLELKLQQMLERYEEVGRLLSEASIIADQNQFKSLSKEYAQLEPVSQCYESYLEAKNNLDSLNELLEGDDKDLATMAEEEIETVRKQIEDLDEQLQWHLIPKDPDDERNIYLEVRAGTGGDEAAIFAGDLFRMYSRYAESQGWQIELISASHGEHGGYKEIIAKISGQAVYSQLKFESGAHRVQRVPETESQGRVHTSACTVAIMPEVDEINDIQINPDDLRIDTYRSSGAGGQHVNKTDSAIRITHIPTGVVVECQDERSQHKNRAKAMSLLKTRLLDAEVSKQKQEQAQTRKSLVGTGDRSERIRTYNFPQGRLTDHRINLTIYQLSDIMEGNLSLVIDPLKREYHAELLADLGRHD, encoded by the coding sequence ATGAAGAAATCTCTTGAGTTAAAACTACAACAAATGTTGGAACGATATGAGGAAGTAGGCCGCCTACTATCCGAAGCATCCATTATTGCCGATCAAAACCAATTTAAGTCTTTATCAAAAGAATATGCCCAACTTGAGCCAGTTTCGCAATGTTATGAGTCGTATCTAGAGGCAAAAAATAATTTAGATTCTTTAAACGAATTATTGGAAGGTGACGATAAAGACTTAGCGACCATGGCTGAAGAAGAGATAGAAACCGTCAGGAAACAAATTGAGGATCTGGATGAACAATTACAATGGCATCTCATTCCTAAAGATCCTGATGATGAACGCAATATTTATCTTGAAGTCAGAGCTGGCACAGGTGGAGACGAAGCGGCCATATTTGCCGGGGATCTCTTTCGAATGTACAGCCGTTATGCAGAAAGTCAGGGTTGGCAAATTGAATTAATTAGTGCCAGCCATGGTGAACATGGAGGTTACAAGGAAATAATTGCCAAAATCAGTGGGCAAGCGGTTTATTCACAGCTCAAATTTGAATCAGGAGCTCACAGAGTCCAGAGAGTGCCTGAAACTGAATCGCAAGGTCGTGTCCATACTTCCGCATGTACGGTTGCTATCATGCCTGAAGTGGATGAAATTAATGACATTCAGATAAATCCTGATGACTTACGCATCGATACTTACAGATCTTCCGGAGCTGGTGGACAGCATGTTAACAAAACAGATTCAGCCATTCGCATCACACACATCCCTACTGGGGTGGTTGTAGAATGCCAGGATGAACGTTCTCAACACAAAAACCGTGCCAAAGCCATGTCTTTGTTAAAAACAAGATTATTAGACGCTGAAGTAAGTAAACAAAAACAAGAACAAGCTCAAACACGCAAGTCACTGGTTGGCACTGGTGATCGTTCCGAACGCATTCGAACTTATAATTTTCCTCAAGGTCGACTCACTGATCACCGTATCAATCTAACCATCTACCAGCTCAGTGATATCATGGAAGGGAATTTATCACTGGTCATTGACCCGTTAAAACGTGAATACCATGCTGAACTGCTAGCCGATTTAGGTCGACATGATTGA
- a CDS encoding exodeoxyribonuclease VII small subunit produces MSKGIHFEQSITELEEIVRQLEKGELTLEESLKQFEKGISLARRCQNALNQAEQKIETLTGTDSNFELDSDEQTSD; encoded by the coding sequence ATGAGCAAAGGCATACATTTCGAACAATCAATCACTGAACTCGAAGAAATTGTCCGGCAACTGGAAAAGGGAGAGCTTACCCTTGAAGAATCGCTGAAGCAATTTGAAAAAGGAATTAGCCTTGCAAGACGTTGTCAAAATGCTTTGAATCAGGCAGAGCAAAAAATTGAAACGTTAACTGGTACTGATTCCAACTTTGAACTCGACTCAGATGAACAAACAAGTGATTGA
- a CDS encoding lpg2327 family Dot/Icm T4SS effector, producing MAKFTVGQDPVKGLTELKAYMEEQTLKIKKATSEQEIDQLLVEVLNEYDDKMGSLSKIYKGGNEQVEQLKTDVRKLYEPLRDQFSYNHPKTLVGEFQIKIEEQHKRAEEEKRKLEKQREEQLKLEKQLEEEKQLEEEKQKLAKQSDEEKRKRENQQEETINQALQKVDGILQELTLKIDRVDQHQYKKAHDTANTLLKSLIAARDEYERDLRANEFSQELAGRKFKLAFQDAVKIAKPVLEKDLGWGDYLKNLLKCLANAVITVFTFGCQQGFFTYARPDSAKAVEKAEEDLGLRQTASSPK from the coding sequence ATGGCAAAATTCACCGTAGGTCAGGACCCAGTTAAAGGTTTAACTGAACTTAAAGCATACATGGAAGAGCAAACATTAAAAATTAAAAAAGCGACTTCAGAACAGGAAATCGATCAACTACTCGTAGAAGTTTTGAATGAATACGATGATAAAATGGGTTCATTATCAAAAATTTACAAAGGTGGAAATGAGCAAGTTGAACAACTGAAAACTGACGTAAGAAAACTATATGAACCTTTACGTGATCAATTTAGTTATAACCACCCAAAAACACTGGTTGGTGAATTTCAAATAAAAATAGAAGAACAACACAAACGGGCTGAAGAAGAAAAGCGTAAGCTGGAAAAACAGCGCGAAGAACAATTGAAACTGGAAAAGCAGCTTGAAGAAGAAAAGCAACTTGAAGAAGAAAAACAAAAACTTGCAAAGCAATCTGATGAAGAAAAGCGTAAACGTGAAAATCAACAGGAAGAAACTATAAATCAAGCGCTTCAGAAAGTTGATGGAATTCTTCAAGAACTCACACTTAAAATAGACAGAGTCGATCAACACCAGTATAAAAAAGCACACGACACAGCAAATACACTACTCAAAAGCCTTATAGCTGCTCGTGATGAGTATGAACGAGACTTAAGAGCCAATGAATTTTCTCAGGAACTTGCCGGAAGAAAGTTTAAATTAGCTTTTCAAGATGCCGTAAAAATAGCTAAACCGGTTTTAGAAAAAGATTTAGGCTGGGGTGACTACCTGAAAAATCTTTTAAAGTGCTTGGCCAATGCTGTGATTACCGTCTTTACATTTGGTTGCCAACAAGGTTTCTTCACTTATGCACGTCCAGATTCAGCTAAAGCGGTAGAAAAAGCCGAAGAAGATTTGGGGCTTCGCCAAACTGCTTCATCACCCAAATAA
- a CDS encoding ComF family protein — MLQKFLSITQNLRLPSICTLCNQFQKSQLAICAYCMEYMKQLGSCCQYCAYPLSDDTYLVCGQCVRKRPFFDSAYIAYRFEEPLRGLIHQFKYHNGLYLASFLKQLLLDALPQSAFKPDCLIPVPMHPKRLKRRGFNQAAILTKLLARQLNIPYDLYYCQKIINTASQANLDGEQRRKNLRHAFYVSPVTYEHVMIVDDLLTTGSTANEMAYTLKNAGVKRVDICCCARTVTKN, encoded by the coding sequence GTGCTCCAAAAATTTTTAAGTATAACACAGAACTTACGTTTGCCTTCAATATGCACTCTTTGCAACCAGTTCCAAAAAAGCCAACTTGCAATTTGCGCTTATTGCATGGAGTATATGAAACAACTTGGATCTTGCTGCCAATATTGTGCCTACCCCCTTTCTGATGATACCTATCTGGTTTGTGGCCAATGCGTTAGAAAAAGGCCTTTCTTTGATAGTGCCTATATAGCGTATCGTTTTGAAGAACCTCTACGCGGTTTAATACACCAGTTTAAATATCATAATGGTCTTTATCTGGCCTCGTTTCTAAAACAATTACTTCTTGATGCTTTACCACAAAGCGCATTTAAACCAGACTGTCTAATTCCCGTTCCCATGCATCCCAAACGATTAAAACGTCGGGGATTTAACCAGGCTGCTATATTAACCAAGTTATTAGCTCGTCAATTAAACATCCCTTATGATTTATATTATTGCCAAAAAATAATCAATACCGCCTCACAAGCCAACCTCGATGGAGAGCAACGACGGAAAAATTTACGTCATGCTTTTTATGTATCACCTGTAACTTATGAACACGTCATGATTGTTGATGACTTATTAACCACAGGCAGCACAGCCAATGAAATGGCATATACATTAAAAAATGCCGGGGTTAAGAGAGTAGATATATGTTGTTGTGCGCGGACTGTAACTAAAAATTAA
- the hemA gene encoding glutamyl-tRNA reductase, with the protein MVFVACGLNHKTAPIHVREKVALQPAMQDSLLNSLLDLPEVNEAAILSTCNRTEIYCDTNTPEVLGNWLAHEHQLSEELLSQFLYIHRGKEGIKHTLRVASGLDSMMIGEPQILGQMKQAYQHACRLGTVKTQLRPVFEYIFRASKRIRTRSGIGANPVSIAYAAVQLIGQFFKNYHSLNVFLIGSGETASLVAKYLHQQGVHRFLIASRTLENAQKLAEIFGGKTLSIGDIPQYLPLADVVISATACPLPFINKSLVEHSLEQRNHAPMFLLDLAVPRDIEENVNELEQVHLYNVDDLQSMIEKGMDERRNAALQAEQLIESELDNYIRWHRSLRAKDVICDYRNQMHALAQQELQRALKKISAGQNQQDVLNEFSMRLVNKLTHNPTIGLRQMAWDNREDLLALARYLFDTTANQSLYEEIS; encoded by the coding sequence ATGGTATTTGTAGCTTGCGGGCTTAATCATAAAACTGCTCCAATTCATGTGCGTGAAAAAGTCGCACTGCAGCCAGCCATGCAAGATTCTCTACTAAATAGTCTGCTTGATTTGCCTGAAGTCAATGAAGCAGCTATTTTATCTACATGCAACCGTACTGAAATCTACTGCGATACCAATACCCCTGAGGTTCTTGGAAATTGGTTAGCTCATGAACACCAATTATCAGAGGAATTATTATCTCAATTTTTATATATCCATCGGGGTAAAGAAGGAATCAAACATACCTTGCGTGTTGCCAGCGGCCTGGATTCCATGATGATAGGTGAGCCACAAATCCTTGGTCAAATGAAACAGGCCTATCAACATGCTTGTCGCCTTGGTACCGTAAAAACACAATTACGACCTGTATTTGAATATATTTTCAGAGCGTCCAAACGCATCAGAACTCGTAGCGGAATTGGAGCCAATCCTGTATCGATTGCCTATGCTGCTGTGCAACTGATAGGGCAATTTTTTAAAAACTATCATTCCTTAAATGTCTTTTTAATTGGTTCTGGAGAAACAGCCTCCCTGGTTGCCAAATACCTGCATCAGCAAGGTGTCCATCGTTTTTTGATAGCGAGCCGCACTCTGGAAAATGCTCAAAAATTAGCTGAAATTTTTGGTGGAAAAACACTTTCCATTGGTGATATTCCTCAATATTTACCTCTGGCCGATGTTGTTATTTCTGCCACAGCATGCCCGCTTCCTTTCATCAATAAAAGCCTGGTTGAGCATTCCTTAGAGCAAAGAAACCATGCTCCTATGTTTTTATTGGATTTAGCTGTTCCCCGTGATATCGAAGAAAATGTCAATGAATTGGAACAAGTTCATCTCTATAACGTAGATGATTTGCAATCCATGATAGAAAAAGGGATGGATGAAAGGCGAAATGCAGCATTACAAGCAGAACAATTGATCGAAAGTGAACTGGATAACTACATTAGATGGCACCGCTCTCTTAGAGCCAAAGACGTCATTTGCGATTACCGCAATCAAATGCATGCTTTGGCTCAACAGGAATTACAACGTGCTTTGAAAAAAATATCCGCTGGTCAAAATCAACAAGACGTTTTAAATGAATTCAGTATGCGCCTGGTCAATAAGCTAACTCATAATCCCACCATAGGTTTAAGACAAATGGCATGGGATAACAGAGAAGACTTACTTGCCCTCGCACGATATCTCTTTGATACAACAGCCAATCAATCATTATATGAAGAAATCTCTTGA